TAGAATAAGAATACATCACTTAACATCTACCTGTATTGTCATTGGACAATGAAGATGTAGGGCAGTTGTCCCAGACACAGGTTAAATCTAGTCCTGGACAGAAaaagagaatctccattgaaagtcCTTACTAGTCCGGGACTAGATGTAATCTGTGTCCGGGTCACCAGCCTGTAGTGTCTATCTACCACGAGGCGCGTGGAGGTGCTTTGTGATACTGTAAATCTCTAACCATATTGTGATGGGTGTAATTATGTAAATAGGTCCGGCAGTTGGCTTCCAGTGAGGAGATTTAAACAGGGCGGAGCTCGAGCCCTGGGTAATCCAACCTAGAGGGCGAGGCATGgagcggagaggagggagaggggagatagagagagagtggagggatcAAAGTCACAAAgcgaaggggaggggagggagagagggtagaggaggggagggagagagggtagaggagggagagaggagatagagggacagtggggagagagagtggagggatcAAAGTCACAAAgcgaaggggaggggaggaagagggagaaatggtagagggagagaggagaggaggaagaagagaggagaggaggagggaagaggagatgatgtatggagagagagggggcagtagcgaggctacaggACAACCTGAGCAGTCATGTGACTGACTGGCGGCTAGAGGTGTGGCCAGGGCTGGAGGTGGGGCTGAGGTGGAATGGAGACAGAGGTGTTAGGGTAGTGGAGCAGGGAGTGGCTATGGAGGTAGGCTCTCAGACCAGCCCAGCTCTGGCCAGACCTCTGGATTCATAGTGCCAGTGATAGCTTTGCTAGCTTACTTATCACTAGCCGGGCTCTGGGCTCCGTAGAAGAGATGGATACTAGCAGTGTCATCCCAAACAGAACaccagggaggcagagagagggactggtcAAGTCAGGTAAGGGACCTATAGATAATTTCACAGTGAGAGAAACAACTGCAGAAAGAGTAGCTATTCATAGGAACTGATTGATGATTGGTGTAAAAAGGGCATCATGTGTTGGGTTTGTGAGTACATCATTCATTTATACATAAATTAATGATTCGATATTGGGTTGATGAGTGTTGATGATCATGTTTCCATCCCTCTGGAAAATCACGGAGGCAAACTTTGTATTTATGCAAACACTTTGTAAATATGGTCCTTGGAGTTTGATAGTGAAATGTATAACCACAACATGTGCACAATAGGACACCTGTTGTTCTATGTAGTTCTGATATGGAGATAGCTAATGCCCTAACttggtcctagatctgtttgtACTGTACAGCCAACTCCTATGATGTTTCCCATTTCAATAAccgtaggagttggcaagacagcacaaacagatctgggtctAAGCTACTAATGGATCACTGTTGTCCATGCCAAGGAATAGAACATAAGCTGAACACACCATAAGGGACCTCTCTCCCATAACAAACAGCTGTGGTGCTATAAACAGAACAAAATGACCTGTTTAGCTGATTCTGCTGCTATGATGCAACTGGAGTGTGTCTGGCCAGCGGAAAAGGGACATGATTTTAGTTGTGTAATGTTACTAAGTGATGTAACCTCTGTCATCATTTCTGCTCCTGTCTAATACGAGGCTTACGGACATGTTTTTAAAACGAGGATGTGAGCTCAGGCAAAATGTTCAagttgtctttgtctctgtctcccagCCTCAGCCCACACTGGCCTGCTGTCGGAACAGGATGGAGAGCAGGGTCAACGTGCAGAGGACCAAGAGCAGGGGAAGTCGGGTGGATCACCACCTCAGCCAGAGAGtcaggaggaggagggcagagacCTTATCATCCAGCCCAAGAAGCGCCTCAACCTGGTCAGAGTCTCCAAGAGCCACCAGGAGCTCCACAGGGAGTTAAGGATGACACACAAGAGGTAGGGCTTGTACAGGGTAGCCCAAGCGTGCGCGCTGCACATAGCTGCAAACACGCTTCAACAGTCCTATTTGTTCTCTGTCAGAGGTCCCTGTCTGGATGTGAAGCCAGAGCTCCAGCGTGTTCTGGAACAGAGGAACTGGGAACAGGGaatgaaacagaggagagaggcagaggaggagaagaagaacagGTCTCCTCTCCAACAGGAACTGCTCAAGAGGCACCAGAGGCTGGAGGAGGTTGGTATGCGTCATGTCAACGTGGTGGAGACTGCCTTTGCGGTAAACGCTGTGCATGTCGGCAGTACTTTGGCAATTACGGCTTGAATCCAGCCCCTTGCTTTTGCGTCTGTCTGACTTGTCAAAGTTGACATGTTTCGCACTGTGCACAGCTTCACTCATGCATTACTAGCTCATTTACATACGATGCTCATTATTAAAATGTAAGATGGAGTCAAAGCAGACATGACTTATTCAGTTCCTGCGAACTTTACATACTGTGTCCTGTTGGGTTGAAACTTGTACATATACATGGTATGCAGTCCTATCTACTTCTGTATTCAATGACTGTCAGTGTCCATCTGTTCCCTGCAGCTGGAGAGGGAGCTAAAGGCACAGCAGGAGGGCCTGCAGAGTTCCCCAGAGTTCATCAGAGTTAAAGAGAGCCTGAGACGCACCACCATACTGGATCTGGGCGAGAAGGTAGTTTAAAAGGACTGACAGGAAGATGCGTAACGTATGGTTAGAGTGGCGTTGGGGTTGTTTTAGCATCTACATGAGGTAAGGATAGGATGGTGTGGATAAATGATTACATGGAGGTGATGGAAGACTGACATTGAGCTATTCGATTGGGTTGACAGTTGGTGGGATAGTGTGCTTGGCATAGTTCAGCCAGATAGTTCAGGACAACAGTGATCCATTAGTAGCTTagacccagatctgtttgtgctgtcttgccaactcctacggTTATTGAAATGGAAAAACATCATAGGAGTTGGCTGTACAGTACAATCAGATCTAGGACCAAGTTAGGGCATTAGCTATTAGCTAGCTGCATGGGAGTACAGATGGATGCACGCATGGTGCAGATTGGTACCCGAACATGTCATCGGCCACACGTCTTCTCCGGAAGAGCCTACTGCATGAAGGTAACCACCCCTTGTCCAATTGGCCTTTTGAAGAACATCTTTATTTGTTCCAATTAGGGATCGACTCcctgctagcctggtcccagatctgtttgttgtcttgccaactccaATATTATCTTCCATGGCAACGACCATTTGATctggctatacagcacaaacagatctgggacatgGCTGGCCCCTCCCATCCTCTGAGAGACTTGACGTCAGATTAGTCATTTGTCTCTCATGCCAaccactgacacagagagagggagagcacccCTTTAACCAGGGATCTTACTGAGTTACATACAATGAGTGAACGTAACGTTTTTAATTTCATGCCTATAAAGTGTTCACATTGTGATTGTATTCGTGGAATATGTTGATATACTGTATCAGTAGATGTATTTCTAAAATAATATTACATTTCCTATTTGTTTGTTAATAAGTTTACAGTATTTTTTTACCTGTCGTAAATGTTCAgagtcattttatattattaGCAGTTTTGCAACTGGTCTAAGTTGTTATTTCTTAAATAATGGTTCCGTCCTGTCCTTCCCTGATCCTCTCACGTACACATTCTCTATGCAAATCAACAGAACATACATCATTCACCTAGTGACAACAGTGAATAATCATGTTTAACACTTCGGATGACAGTGTCCTTGGAAATGTGTACTTTGTCATAAATAAAAGGACATTAAACATGAATAAAGTGCATTTTGTATTTTATCTGGACACAAGCGTAAGACAGCATCCCATGTCTGCTGTACCATACGTCCTCTATTATCCAGACtcaggtacagtatatactgcCCCATCAGATGGCAGAATAGGACGCATGTACTGTATTACCGATGGTATTATTATAACATACCATAACCCTCACCgttcaagtaaaaaaaaaagaaagtgtaGTCCCTACCTATTTGTTttattctgtttggtgcctaatgaacgtGACCctgactgaattttttttttttttttttttacaaatgacaGTAAAATGACAGTACACACAATGCATAGACAAGGAAGTTTAATTTCATTTCCTGCGATCATATCTCCTCCGATGGTACAAATCATTATCTCCTTTCATACATGTTGATCAATAACCCATGATGCATTGCATCCATACATTAGTAGCTCAAAACAGCTTTTACAAAAAaggatatagaatatatatatatatatgtatgtatatatatatatatatatacttatatatatatataatatacacgtGTTTCTTTATGCATTTAAATGTTTGTCATGAGTCAAATAAATccgttaatttttttttttacaaatcggAACCAAGGGGAAACAAAACCAAGGAAAAGTTCAACAGAAGGTCTATACCAAACAAATGAACTCCGGTTATTAGGTTAACAAAGTCATCAACAGCAACTACACCAAACATATAACATGAAGCCCTTCACACATGGTTTGCATATTTTCCACTCTGCAGTCAGTCGGTCACTTATAAAGCCAGAATGATTGCCTTCTATGACTGGCCAACATCTTTCGACCAATTATAACCTCATGAAGTCACTGCTAAGGACCAAACACAGGTCACCATTGCCCTAAACCAGGTCCAACTATAAGGTTTTGCCTAGCAGTACCTCTGATTCAACTAAACAATAAGGATTTGGTATCCAATCTGAACAGCCGTTTGGCATGAACAAAACAGATTACAATAGGCTTCCCCAGTTGGCTTTCCATTGTCAGCCTTACGGATGTGTTGAAACCGTAATCATATCAAGTAACACTGTACTTTGAGATTTTTAATCCGACTGCATTCTGTCTTGTCATTGCAGTTAGAGAACTGGTTTCTCGTTCCACTCCTAAGCAAACGCTCCAAAGtatttgaaatatttcaaatagTACTTTAACTGAAGTCTGTCGTGTTCACTCAACACGTTTTATGTTACAATCAAAACTGTTGCACAGTACCAGGGCAAGGGAGGGGTCAGGGACCATTCAGTATGTTGAGACAAACTACAAAACCTTAAGTGGACAAAACAAATAAATAGACTCCCACGACGACTTATAGAACATCCTAGAGTTGTAATTTAAACTAAATCAACATGGTTACCAGGGAAATGGTGCCAGTGTGCCACTGGGGTAGAGATATGACCATCATATGGACAATGCAGAGGTTAAGGTAAAGTTACAGTTCAGACTGTGCTGCAACGTACATACGTTGTCAACAACAGAACATCTGACTGGTGATTCTCACTTCACATTATATTGTTTTCAGAATTACATTATTCAGAATTACATTATTCAGAATTACATTATTCAgaattacattattttttttttgatcAGGACAACAGAGTAGTAATAATAATCGTACACgtgtgttttttaaaatatttatatGTTGATCATCATTCATGTAAACATATTATAACCAGGTCATGCAGACGATAGACCGATACTTCTTCCACAAGAGAGAGGTGCACAGTACAGAGCAgacagtgaacacacacactgagatccCTCCCACCACAAAGGATAGGGTTGTAAAATCGGCGGCACGTTTAAATGATCATAACATTCAGGGACCTTTGCGGATAGAGTTGCCATGCATACAACTGACTCGATTCCTTATCAAGAGTTTATTTGCAAACTACTCCTAACTGAAATGGTCTCAACATCAAACCATGTGCCCCAACTCACATGTTAAGTGGGTGTGGTTACTATGGACATGCTCATTGGCTGAGAGGGTTATAGGATTAATCTGATAGGCTATACAGTCCGTTTGTTGTCATAAGGATCTCAGTGTGAACCTCTGGTAACAGAACAGCCATAAGATATTTTTCTCCCTTTAATATCCACACATTTCACATATTATCATCCAACCGAAGCATGCAGATGCCTCGAACCAGAAGCGCTTTTTACGACCCCAGTCTGAACCAGAATACAGAGTCAATCCAGAGTCCTGCAGTCAACTTACTCATAAACTCTGAAGTGTTTCTGATGGGGATGAAAGCATCAAAACTGAAACAAACACAGGTAAGATACGGATGATTTATGATCCAAATGGAACAATCGAAGAAGAAATATAAACATTACAATGGAAAGAAGAAAGTAGTAGTGGTTTGAATGTTGATGATGAACTGGTATTGGTTTCAGTGATATGGAAACAAATGGTCTTTTGTGCCTGGAAACTATGCCTGGCTGGTTGTGTCCCTCTAGTGGACACAGCCTGTCATAACATCACTCTGCATTCATGGCCAGACTGGGCCGGCTCTGGGTGGCTCCATAGAAACATACGTATCCCCACGGCGACAGAGGGGCGGGGTCTGTGGCTACTCAGACGCGACTTGCTGGCCTGCAGCAGTAGGTGCAACTCCTCAGACTGTCCCGGTCGGCACTGCCTTCTGCACTCCCGCGCCGCTGcgacactggagaggagaggagagcttgaTGACAGGGACAGTACTCCACAGTGCTGTACTaaagtcacaggaggttggtggcaccttcattggggaggatgggccTGTGGTAATGACtgggagtggaatcagtggaatggtatcaaatacattaaacacatagtttccaggtgtttgatgccattccagttGCTCTGcgccagtcattattatgagcccttcttccctcagcagcctcctgtgactaGAGTACTATACTACTAGAGTACCAATATAGTACTGTACACAACAATGTACTTGCTCAGAGGCTCCACTGGTGGCTATgtgagatttttatttttaacatttttaatttcacctttatttaaccaggtagactagttgagaagttctcatttacacctgcgacctggcaaagataaagcaaaacagtctAAAACAGTctaatctatatacagtgtgtgcaaatgaggtaaaattagggaggtaaggcaataaataggccgtagtggcgaagtaattacaatttagcaattaaacaccggagtgatagatttgcagaagatgaatgtgcaagtagagatactggggtgcaaaggagcaaaataataaataacaatatggggatgaggtagttggatgggctatttacagatgggctatgtacaggtgcaatgatctgtgagctgctctgacagctgatgcttaaggttagtgagggagaaatgagtctccagcttcagtgatttttgaaattcgttccagtcattggcagcagagaactggaaggaaaggcagccaaaagaggaattggctttgggggtgaccagtgaaataaacctgctggagcgcgtgctactggtgggtgctgctattgtgaccagtgagctgagataaggcggggcctTACCTAGCAAaggcttaatgtgagtctggaaggagagtttacagtctaaccagacacctaggtatttgtagttgtccacatattctaagtcagaatcgtCCAGAGAAGTGATGCTGGACtggtgggcaggtgcgggcagcgatcgggtGAAGAacctgcatttagttttacttgcatttaagagaagtttggaggccacggaaggagagttgtatggcattgaagctcttttggaggttagttaacacaatgtccaaagaagggcaagaagtatatagaatggtgtcgtctgcatagaggtggatcaccagcagcaagagcgacatcattgatgtatacagagaaaagagtcggcccgagaattgaaccctgtggcaccccatagaaACTACCAGAAAAcgggacaacaggccctctgatttgacacactgaactctgtcagagaagtagttggtgaaccaggcgaggcagtcatttgagaaaccaaggctgttgagtctgccgataagaatgtggtgattgacagtcgaaagctttggccaggttgatgaatatggctgcacagtattgtcttttatcgatggcagttacgatatcgtttagaaccttgagcgtggctgaggtgcacccatgaccagctcggaaaccagattgtatagcggagaaggtacggtgggtttCGAAATGGTCgctgatctgtttgttaacttggcttttgaagaccttagaaaggcagggtaggatagatataggtctgtaacagtttgggtctagagtgtctccactttggaagagggggatgaccgtggcagctttccaatatttggggatctcagacgatacgaaagagaggttgaacaggctagtaataggggttgcaacaattgcggtggataattttagaaatagagggtccagatagtctagcccagctgatttgtaggggtccagattatgcaactctttcagaacatcagctatctgggaTTTGgctgaaggagaaatgggggacgcttgggcaagtttctgtggggggtgcggggctgttgaccggggtagtggtagccaggtggaaagcatggccagccatagaaaaatgcttattgaaattctcaataatcgtggatttatcggtggtgacagtgtttcctagtctcagtgcagtggccagctgggaggaggtgctcttattctccatggactttaaagGGTCCCCAAACTttttggagctacaggatgcaaattctGTTTGAAGAAGCTAGTCTTTGCTTTcctccaggcatcctctactgacagaatgaggtcaatatccttccaggataccccggccaggtcaattagaaaggcctgctcgctgaagtgttttagggaacgtttgacaatgatgaggggtggtcgtttgaccgcagacccattacggaagcaggcaatgaggcagtgatcgctgagatcctgtttgaagacaacagaggtgtatttagagggcaggttggtcaggatggaatctatgagggtgcccgtgtttatggatttggggttgtacctggtagattcattgatgatttgtgtgagatttagATTGTAGcacggctggggtgttaagcatgtcccagtttaggtcacctaacagtacgagctctgaaaatagatgggggcaatcaattcacatatggtgtccagggcacagctgtgggctgaggggggtctataacaagcagcaaaggtgagagacttgtttctggaaaggtggatttttaaaaacagaagctcgaactgtttgggtatagacctggaaagtaagacagaactctgcaggctgtctctgcagtagattgcaacttgtcccctttggcagttctatcttgtcggatggacatttctggatttttggtggccttccaaagccaggattcagacacggctaggacatccgagTTGGCAGAgtatgctaaagcagtgaataaaacaagcatagggaggaggcttctaatgttaacatgcatgaaaccaaggcttttacggttacagaagtcaacaaatgacaGCACCTgaggaatgggagtggagctaggcactgcaggtcctggattaacctctacatcaccagaggaacagaggtggagtaggataagggtacggctaaaggctataagacctggtcgtctagtgcgtttggaacagagagtaaaaggagcaggtttctgggcacggaagaatagattcaaatTGATAGAATAGATAGAAAGCATGAGAGTCTGAGGGGGACAGGCTCAGTGTTTGTCTCACTTAcagctctcctcctctacccccggtccctcttcctcctcctcctcctcgtcctcctcctgcAGCAGGAGTGCTTGGGCGTGACAGGGGCTGGTGGGGGTGATCTGGCTGGAGCCCTCTAGGCTGGTACCCAGCTGCAGTCTCCGCATGTGTCTCACCACCGCTGTGGCGTTGAATGCTTGCTATAtggggggaaagg
This is a stretch of genomic DNA from Oncorhynchus clarkii lewisi isolate Uvic-CL-2024 chromosome 17, UVic_Ocla_1.0, whole genome shotgun sequence. It encodes these proteins:
- the LOC139369761 gene encoding actin-associated protein FAM107A isoform X2 — its product is MDTSSVIPNRTPGRQREGLVKSASAHTGLLSEQDGEQGQRAEDQEQGKSGGSPPQPESQEEEGRDLIIQPKKRLNLVRVSKSHQELHRELRMTHKRGPCLDVKPELQRVLEQRNWEQGMKQRREAEEEKKNRSPLQQELLKRHQRLEELERELKAQQEGLQSSPEFIRVKESLRRTTILDLGEKVV
- the LOC139369761 gene encoding actin-associated protein FAM107A isoform X1 is translated as MGVTHGKKSEHHLQISPTRSRTPLKGTASAHTGLLSEQDGEQGQRAEDQEQGKSGGSPPQPESQEEEGRDLIIQPKKRLNLVRVSKSHQELHRELRMTHKRGPCLDVKPELQRVLEQRNWEQGMKQRREAEEEKKNRSPLQQELLKRHQRLEELERELKAQQEGLQSSPEFIRVKESLRRTTILDLGEKVV